Proteins encoded in a region of the Streptomyces akebiae genome:
- a CDS encoding DUF4132 domain-containing protein: MGWLSAGDGYEVALVEGRVAARATSGRAAGRQLKSLPKALKDHPEVDRLRRFAEWLDRHATACVEQVDAWMVSSLPVPTGLLARVWPDEAWQAALRDVAVVGDDPDEVGFLRGATDAGELRVVNLDGETIRLSPRTVTLPHPVLLPDLDDIREFAAELGIVQRVEQIHRATWRRPDDLAAKATHVREFTGGRYRSRFALAARATSLGYRVSGGYATARVRDGERTVEASVWIGEPYWDDEVETGGLTWQDQDGHALPLGEVGPVAWSEGMRMAAALYAGRVIEEGKDA; the protein is encoded by the coding sequence GTGGGTTGGCTGTCGGCGGGCGACGGGTACGAAGTCGCTCTTGTGGAGGGGCGGGTGGCTGCGCGAGCCACCTCGGGCCGTGCGGCGGGACGGCAGTTGAAGTCGCTGCCGAAGGCGCTGAAGGACCACCCCGAGGTGGACCGGCTGCGCCGGTTCGCCGAATGGCTGGATCGGCACGCGACGGCGTGCGTCGAACAGGTGGACGCCTGGATGGTGTCGTCACTGCCCGTACCCACCGGTCTGCTGGCCCGGGTGTGGCCGGACGAGGCGTGGCAGGCCGCGCTGCGCGACGTCGCGGTGGTCGGCGACGACCCGGACGAGGTCGGATTCCTGCGGGGCGCCACCGACGCCGGCGAGCTGCGGGTGGTGAACCTGGACGGTGAGACGATCCGCCTCTCCCCGCGCACGGTGACCCTGCCGCACCCGGTGCTGCTGCCGGACCTCGACGACATCCGGGAGTTCGCGGCGGAGCTCGGCATCGTCCAGCGCGTCGAGCAGATACACCGGGCCACCTGGCGACGACCGGACGACCTGGCCGCCAAGGCGACCCACGTGCGGGAGTTCACCGGCGGCCGGTACCGCTCCCGCTTCGCCCTCGCCGCGCGCGCCACCTCCCTGGGATACCGCGTCTCCGGCGGCTACGCCACGGCCCGGGTCCGGGACGGCGAGCGCACCGTCGAGGCCTCCGTGTGGATCGGGGAGCCGTACTGGGACGACGAGGTGGAGACCGGCGGTCTCACCTGGCAGGACCAGGACGGCCACGCCCTGCCGCTCGGCGAGGTGGGCCCGGTGGCCTGGTCGGAGGGAATGCGGATGGCCGCGGCGCTGTACGCCGGGCGCGTGATCGAGGAGGGCAAGGACGCATGA